One window from the genome of Bacillus carboniphilus encodes:
- a CDS encoding MASE3 domain-containing protein, with translation MPETTKRMKSLFVTIVSALLIVSFLQVAFHQQFLNFYNAENAIIVHNILEIFSICVSFAIFTYGWFVFRETHSKMYLMVASIFLAVALLDLMHVITYEKTYHLAVDHSGQMTVWFWITARLTESLGLLWVLLHKEKESQHTNQGWIFFSAFIYVCVISSSIFLFHPYFPAIIQSNSGPTPLKIGIEYFVGLTQLLAIFIAYRKYREAQESFHILLMLACSFLLLSELLLTLYTHVNDIEIIWAHFYKVIGYILFLNAFYFSKLRLTYTMKNKVEKDLKKAKGQLESFFQYTPDAIIILDTKGTILSVNPSFEKIFGWKSKDVLGKLFINLMPDPEIKMDIKQLFEKVALGQSFIGHEAIRQRLNGEKFLISTTISPVCNEKGEITQISAIIRDITKQRESENRARKAEQELKEAVSKQTGIIIKFKKENNRFIHTLCDGKLLANMNLTPDMVVGKDLFEIFDAETAGYISTYYEIAWGGEEVSYELSALGAICFVTLSPIIVDGKVTEVVGSSFDISKLKTTEDLLQKSEKLAVVGELAAGVAHEIRNPLTTLKGFVQLMGANVEPEKKAFVDLMLSELDRIEMITNEFMVVAKPQAVRYQEHDIKDLIRQVLLFSNPQAILNNVSIDVSYLTHETIILCDGNQIKQVFINLIKNAFEAMGDGGAISIEVLQSDDSQLLIRITDTGSGIPEEIIPKLGEPFYTLKEKGTGLGLMVSFRIIEAHKGSIHFSSKVNEGTTVDIKLPYPNRFLNDSPLEELERIGIQ, from the coding sequence ATGCCAGAAACCACTAAAAGAATGAAATCTCTTTTTGTAACCATAGTCTCAGCTCTTTTGATTGTTTCATTTCTACAGGTTGCCTTTCATCAACAATTTTTGAACTTTTATAATGCTGAAAATGCCATCATCGTTCATAATATCTTGGAGATATTTAGTATATGCGTCTCATTTGCTATTTTTACGTACGGCTGGTTCGTTTTCAGGGAAACTCACAGTAAAATGTACCTCATGGTAGCTTCCATTTTTCTAGCTGTTGCACTATTAGACCTCATGCACGTCATCACGTATGAAAAAACATATCATTTAGCCGTCGATCATTCTGGACAAATGACGGTTTGGTTTTGGATAACCGCTAGATTGACAGAGTCTCTCGGATTGCTGTGGGTACTTCTCCATAAAGAGAAAGAGAGTCAGCATACAAACCAAGGATGGATTTTCTTTAGTGCATTTATATATGTTTGCGTTATTTCTAGTAGCATCTTTCTTTTTCATCCGTATTTTCCTGCAATCATTCAATCTAATAGTGGTCCGACTCCACTAAAGATTGGTATAGAATACTTTGTCGGACTAACCCAGCTACTTGCCATTTTCATAGCCTATCGAAAGTATAGAGAGGCCCAAGAGTCTTTTCATATATTGTTAATGCTAGCGTGTAGCTTTTTGCTGTTAAGCGAACTTTTATTAACTCTCTATACGCATGTGAATGATATTGAGATTATATGGGCCCATTTCTATAAAGTCATCGGATATATCTTGTTCTTAAATGCCTTCTATTTTTCAAAGCTACGATTAACTTATACTATGAAAAATAAGGTGGAGAAGGACTTAAAGAAAGCTAAGGGTCAGTTGGAGTCATTTTTCCAGTATACACCGGATGCGATTATTATCTTAGACACGAAAGGAACAATCCTGAGCGTCAACCCGAGCTTCGAGAAAATTTTTGGCTGGAAATCAAAAGATGTTCTTGGGAAGCTGTTTATCAATCTGATGCCAGATCCTGAGATAAAAATGGATATTAAACAATTGTTTGAAAAGGTAGCTCTAGGTCAAAGCTTCATAGGGCATGAAGCGATTCGACAAAGACTTAATGGAGAGAAGTTTTTAATTAGTACAACGATATCACCGGTATGCAATGAAAAAGGGGAAATCACTCAAATTTCTGCAATCATTCGTGACATCACGAAACAAAGGGAAAGTGAAAATAGGGCGAGAAAAGCCGAGCAAGAATTAAAAGAGGCCGTTAGTAAACAAACAGGTATTATCATCAAATTTAAAAAAGAAAACAACCGATTTATCCATACTCTTTGTGATGGAAAACTGTTGGCCAATATGAATCTAACACCTGACATGGTGGTAGGCAAAGATCTATTTGAAATATTTGATGCAGAAACAGCAGGCTATATCTCAACCTATTACGAAATCGCCTGGGGTGGAGAAGAGGTTTCTTATGAGCTTTCAGCATTAGGTGCTATTTGTTTTGTTACACTTTCTCCTATTATTGTAGATGGAAAAGTCACAGAGGTTGTCGGTTCTTCCTTCGATATTAGCAAGCTAAAAACTACAGAAGATTTGTTACAAAAATCAGAAAAGCTAGCGGTTGTAGGGGAGCTTGCAGCAGGCGTAGCTCATGAAATTAGAAATCCATTAACAACATTAAAAGGGTTTGTTCAGCTTATGGGTGCAAACGTAGAACCTGAAAAGAAGGCATTTGTCGATCTCATGTTGTCAGAGTTAGACCGAATTGAAATGATTACGAATGAATTCATGGTAGTAGCAAAGCCTCAAGCGGTACGCTATCAAGAACATGACATAAAGGACTTAATCAGGCAGGTTCTATTATTTTCAAATCCTCAAGCAATCCTAAATAATGTAAGTATTGATGTTTCTTATTTAACACACGAAACCATTATTTTATGTGATGGGAACCAAATAAAACAAGTCTTTATAAACCTCATAAAAAATGCTTTCGAGGCTATGGGGGATGGTGGGGCTATTTCCATTGAGGTGTTACAGTCTGATGATTCCCAACTGCTGATTCGAATCACGGATACTGGAAGTGGTATTCCTGAAGAAATTATTCCAAAGCTTGGAGAACCATTCTATACGTTGAAGGAAAAAGGAACTGGACTCGGACTTATGGTTAGCTTTCGTATTATAGAGGCACATAAAGGAAGCATTCATTTTTCAAGTAAAGTGAATGAAGGGACAACAGTAGACATTAAATTACCGTATCCCAATCGATTTCTGAATGATAGCCCTCTCGAGGAGCTAGAGAGAATCGGGATTCAGTAA
- a CDS encoding phospho-sugar mutase, whose protein sequence is MSWENEYKRWVQFEELDSELKTKLSAMNEKEKVDSFYKHLEFGTGGMRGELGPGTNRMNIYTIRRAAEGLSKYITEQGEEAKQRGVAVAYDSRYQSPEFALEVAKTVGKYGIKSYVFESLRPTPELSFAVRYLQAYAGVVITASHNPPEYNGFKVYGEDGGQIPPEAAETIIRYVNQVENELTVEVSEEKELLDAGTLQYIGEELDQAYLEKLKTIQLNRDVVSQVSKDLKIVFTPLHGTANHPVRDGLKAFGFENVTVVKEQEQPDPNFSTVESPNPEEHAAFAIAIQYGKEIDADILLGTDPDADRLGVAVKNEAGEYVVLTGNQTGALMLHYLLSQKRKNGTLPSNGAVLKTIVTSELGRAIAESYDQTTIDVLTGFKFIGEKIKEYESTGEHSFQFGYEESYGYLIGDFVRDKDAVQAALFVTEVAAYYKSQGKTLYDGLLEIYEKFGFYREGLKSLTLKGKDGAEQIQGILESFRQDPPTSVNGIQVLAVEDYKSTERTDLLNGEKTAIQLPSSNVLKYYLEDGSWFCVRPSGTEPKCKFYFAVKGTSLADSEERLQSLTASVMKKVEGLVKA, encoded by the coding sequence ATGTCATGGGAAAATGAGTATAAAAGATGGGTGCAATTTGAAGAGTTAGATTCAGAATTGAAAACCAAATTGTCTGCTATGAACGAGAAGGAAAAAGTGGACAGTTTTTATAAACATTTAGAGTTTGGTACAGGTGGCATGCGTGGGGAGCTTGGCCCTGGTACAAATCGGATGAACATTTACACAATTAGACGTGCCGCTGAAGGACTCTCGAAATACATCACTGAGCAAGGGGAAGAGGCGAAACAACGTGGTGTTGCTGTAGCTTACGATTCCCGTTACCAATCTCCAGAGTTTGCTTTAGAAGTGGCAAAGACGGTGGGTAAATATGGAATTAAGTCCTATGTATTTGAAAGCTTGCGACCAACCCCTGAGCTATCATTTGCAGTACGTTATCTACAAGCATATGCAGGCGTGGTCATTACGGCCAGTCATAATCCACCTGAATACAACGGCTTCAAGGTTTACGGAGAAGATGGTGGACAGATTCCACCAGAAGCGGCTGAAACGATTATTCGCTATGTGAATCAGGTTGAAAATGAACTAACGGTAGAAGTATCTGAAGAGAAGGAACTACTAGATGCTGGTACCCTTCAATATATTGGGGAAGAATTGGACCAAGCCTACCTTGAAAAATTGAAGACGATTCAGCTAAACCGTGATGTCGTCAGTCAAGTTAGTAAAGATCTGAAAATTGTATTTACACCGCTTCATGGTACGGCTAACCACCCTGTTCGCGATGGGTTAAAAGCGTTTGGGTTTGAAAACGTAACGGTTGTCAAAGAACAAGAGCAACCAGATCCTAATTTCTCAACGGTTGAATCACCAAACCCGGAGGAGCATGCTGCATTTGCAATAGCTATTCAATACGGGAAAGAAATAGATGCGGACATCTTGCTTGGAACGGATCCAGATGCTGACCGTCTAGGAGTAGCTGTAAAGAACGAAGCTGGGGAATATGTCGTTCTGACAGGGAACCAAACAGGTGCACTCATGCTTCATTATCTTCTATCTCAAAAGAGAAAAAACGGAACATTACCTAGTAATGGTGCAGTCCTAAAAACGATTGTTACTTCTGAACTTGGCCGTGCGATTGCGGAATCATACGACCAAACGACGATTGATGTATTAACTGGATTTAAATTTATCGGTGAAAAGATAAAGGAATATGAGTCTACTGGTGAGCATAGCTTCCAATTTGGTTATGAGGAAAGCTATGGATATTTAATAGGTGACTTCGTCCGTGACAAAGACGCTGTTCAAGCAGCTCTTTTCGTGACAGAAGTGGCAGCTTATTATAAATCTCAAGGTAAGACATTGTATGATGGACTTCTTGAGATCTATGAAAAATTTGGCTTCTACCGTGAAGGACTAAAATCCCTAACACTAAAAGGAAAAGATGGGGCGGAGCAAATACAGGGAATTCTCGAGAGCTTCCGTCAAGATCCTCCTACATCGGTCAATGGTATCCAGGTGCTTGCTGTTGAAGATTATAAATCAACGGAGCGGACAGACCTATTAAATGGTGAGAAGACTGCTATCCAGCTCCCGTCTTCCAATGTATTAAAATACTACTTGGAAGACGGTTCATGGTTCTGTGTTCGTCCATCTGGAACAGAACCAAAATGTAAATTTTACTTTGCTGTAAAAGGTACATCTCTTGCAGACAGCGAAGAACGATTACAAAGCCTTACAGCCTCCGTAATGAAAAAGGTAGAGGGGCTAGTTAAAGCATAG
- a CDS encoding HD domain-containing phosphohydrolase: protein MQVVPINSSVIGSVLIEDVYQGKTLLVRKGNVLTAKVVNELKKRGIESIKILNNMESETELPQQTFTLHEADLLERRKLLKRDFYQALTVVGSEKRYGKLLSDANDFAFVEELFIHVALNENVYSLLQTLKSWDKYSFYHSFDVFILGALLLKKYKVQQIETLAAGLLLHDIGKIEIPQEILLKPSKLNNSEFEKIKNHTILGYRILEKYKFPKKIMNMAKDHHERIDGTGYPGGVDQNLISLEVRILMIVDVYSAVTLERPYRLPFSAAKAIQLLLNDANQFDSDCLTQFIHLLAIYPEKAIVKLSNNKIAQIVNVKDFHPTIPLVQILGNKEITQLPTNYSVTVSNLLSWNRQDPSANEQAIHQLRQGEKKKVISFFEKAVDGKNIEYFYKKASELLQEIELLWKNNKIPLVEKHLATTTLWEVLDRFLEFYHRETDLYSGLVMTTTIGAEPYSLSLKIIADSLKLNKWKVFNIGYGVPKEEKLAFIQSNEVDKLVISIQDKNNVALLLETCRWLKKKLPNLIIVTTGIEIVEKKGTGIDFHSNNFEAILDYMNPVVTQMEEAL, encoded by the coding sequence ATGCAAGTAGTTCCTATAAATTCATCTGTCATTGGTTCAGTTTTAATAGAAGACGTATACCAAGGGAAAACTCTTTTAGTACGCAAGGGGAATGTTCTTACAGCGAAAGTAGTAAATGAGCTAAAAAAAAGAGGAATTGAATCTATAAAAATTCTAAATAACATGGAATCTGAGACAGAACTACCACAACAAACATTTACTTTACACGAAGCTGATCTATTAGAGAGAAGAAAGCTCTTAAAAAGAGACTTTTACCAGGCTCTAACGGTTGTAGGTTCAGAGAAGAGATATGGTAAATTATTGTCTGATGCTAATGATTTTGCATTTGTAGAAGAACTATTTATACATGTAGCCCTTAATGAAAATGTGTACTCCTTACTGCAAACTTTAAAAAGTTGGGACAAATATTCATTCTATCATTCCTTCGACGTTTTTATCCTAGGGGCTCTGCTGTTAAAGAAATATAAAGTCCAACAAATTGAAACATTAGCGGCTGGGTTACTATTACATGACATCGGAAAAATTGAGATACCTCAAGAGATCTTATTAAAACCATCTAAGTTAAATAATTCTGAGTTTGAAAAGATAAAAAATCACACAATATTGGGATACCGGATATTGGAAAAATATAAGTTTCCTAAAAAAATCATGAATATGGCCAAGGATCACCATGAACGCATTGATGGTACAGGATATCCTGGAGGTGTGGACCAAAATCTTATTTCTCTAGAAGTTAGAATCTTGATGATCGTGGATGTCTATTCTGCTGTTACATTAGAAAGACCCTACCGACTACCATTTTCAGCAGCTAAAGCGATACAATTATTGCTGAATGATGCCAATCAGTTTGATTCAGATTGCTTAACGCAGTTTATTCATCTGCTCGCCATTTATCCCGAAAAGGCTATCGTGAAGCTTTCCAATAATAAAATTGCTCAGATTGTGAATGTAAAAGATTTTCATCCAACCATTCCACTAGTTCAAATTTTAGGGAACAAAGAAATTACTCAGTTACCGACGAATTATTCCGTAACTGTATCCAATTTACTTTCTTGGAATCGACAGGACCCGTCAGCAAATGAACAAGCGATCCATCAACTTCGTCAAGGTGAAAAGAAGAAAGTCATTTCTTTCTTCGAGAAAGCCGTAGATGGAAAGAATATAGAGTACTTTTATAAAAAAGCATCTGAACTCCTCCAAGAAATTGAGCTTCTATGGAAGAACAACAAGATTCCATTAGTAGAAAAGCATTTAGCAACAACTACTTTATGGGAAGTGTTAGATAGATTTTTAGAGTTTTATCATCGAGAAACAGACCTTTATTCTGGGCTCGTCATGACCACAACTATTGGGGCTGAACCATATTCGCTTTCTTTGAAAATCATTGCGGATTCATTGAAGCTCAATAAATGGAAGGTATTCAACATTGGATATGGCGTACCGAAAGAAGAGAAATTAGCTTTTATTCAATCAAATGAAGTAGATAAACTAGTCATTTCAATCCAAGATAAAAATAATGTAGCCTTACTACTTGAAACCTGTAGATGGCTAAAAAAGAAGCTTCCTAATTTGATTATTGTTACAACAGGTATAGAAATAGTAGAAAAAAAAGGAACGGGAATTGATTTTCACTCCAATAATTTTGAAGCTATTTTAGATTATATGAATCCTGTTGTGACCCAAATGGAAGAAGCATTATAG
- a CDS encoding VanZ family protein: MTQAIKVITAITCAVAIFLFTSTSSLEALLSQGTIHFKINHNIQFNQLLDFPSTIEADYIWRKIGHALCFFILTLLLLSICNWIKVLTIGICLAVVTELLQPLFSRDGRILDMVWDTAGILMAIIFYIQIYSKTKKQSPTNRTFEES; the protein is encoded by the coding sequence ATGACACAGGCAATCAAAGTGATAACCGCAATCACATGTGCAGTCGCGATTTTTTTATTTACCAGTACCTCAAGTCTAGAGGCGCTACTTAGCCAAGGCACCATACACTTTAAAATAAATCACAACATCCAATTCAACCAACTTCTAGATTTTCCATCAACCATCGAAGCCGACTATATCTGGAGAAAAATAGGACATGCCCTATGCTTTTTTATCCTGACCCTTTTACTTCTATCTATTTGTAATTGGATCAAGGTTTTGACGATTGGGATATGCCTAGCGGTAGTGACGGAATTACTTCAACCCCTTTTTTCAAGAGATGGCCGGATCCTAGATATGGTGTGGGATACGGCAGGAATTCTAATGGCTATTATTTTTTACATCCAAATCTACTCCAAAACAAAAAAACAAAGTCCAACCAACCGAACCTTTGAGGAAAGTTGA
- a CDS encoding manganese-dependent inorganic pyrophosphatase, with amino-acid sequence MSKVLVFGHKNPDTDTICSAIAYAELKKQLGMDAEPVRLGAPNGETQFALDSFGVEVPRLVETVANEVSEVILVDHNERQQSVSDIDQVRVLEVIDHHRIANFETSDPLYYRAEPVGCTATILLKLYKEKGVEIRKEIAGLMLSAIISDSLLFKSPTCTDEDVAAAKELAEIAEVDAEKYGLDMLKAGADLSDKSIKELITLDAKEFQMGSAKVEIAQVNAVDVNDVLSRQADVESELNAVIAEKNLDLFLFVVTDILNNDSVGIALGNKASAVESAFGVKLDDNKAVLKGVVSRKKQIVPVLTNALV; translated from the coding sequence ATGAGTAAAGTTCTAGTATTTGGACATAAAAATCCAGACACAGATACAATCTGTTCAGCAATTGCCTATGCAGAACTAAAAAAACAATTAGGAATGGACGCAGAGCCTGTTCGCCTTGGAGCTCCTAATGGAGAAACTCAGTTCGCTTTAGATTCATTTGGTGTTGAGGTTCCACGACTTGTTGAGACCGTTGCAAATGAAGTGAGCGAGGTTATTCTTGTCGACCATAACGAGCGTCAGCAAAGTGTAAGTGATATCGATCAAGTTCGTGTACTTGAAGTCATTGACCATCACCGTATTGCAAACTTTGAAACAAGCGACCCTCTCTATTATCGTGCTGAGCCAGTTGGTTGTACGGCTACAATTTTACTGAAACTTTACAAGGAAAAAGGCGTAGAGATTCGCAAAGAGATTGCAGGTCTCATGCTTTCTGCTATCATCTCAGATTCCTTGTTATTTAAATCTCCAACATGCACAGATGAAGACGTAGCAGCAGCGAAGGAGCTAGCAGAAATAGCTGAAGTTGATGCTGAAAAATATGGATTAGACATGTTAAAAGCGGGTGCAGATTTAAGTGATAAATCCATTAAGGAATTGATCACTCTTGATGCGAAGGAATTCCAAATGGGAAGTGCAAAAGTCGAAATCGCTCAAGTCAATGCAGTTGATGTAAACGACGTACTATCTCGCCAAGCGGATGTTGAAAGTGAACTAAATGCAGTGATTGCCGAGAAAAACTTAGATCTATTCCTATTCGTTGTAACAGATATCTTGAACAACGATTCTGTAGGAATTGCTCTAGGTAACAAAGCATCGGCAGTAGAATCTGCATTTGGTGTAAAGTTAGATGATAACAAAGCAGTTCTAAAAGGCGTTGTTTCACGTAAGAAGCAAATCGTGCCTGTGTTAACGAATGCGCTAGTATAA
- a CDS encoding diguanylate cyclase domain-containing protein: MLHAEMVNLDHILMDGLQDMVFVVGVNERHEMFYKYINRISMEKTGLTRNCLGKSIYDIYPKEKADFLYSHYFKALTTLEVVTYEDSYHSPEGEKYYSETKLTPLKDEKGRCYQVVAVVHDITGKKRAEFELKEYWNLISEGRQRYRSLFEYSLDAMITLDMDANVLNGNPMVESVTGYSLTELICTSFYTLVDLDNFRESKRFFQIAMDGTPVTYRTTILNNVGHSIELSVKFTPIIINDEVTGVFGILRDVSENINLNRKYKESEDRFKIIAEHAHDLITLLDARGEITYASPSYQTVLGFGDKDYEGNLFSYNVHPDQVQELEDSFIHSITEGVPCKLQFQQKHRTKGWIWFELHGTPVFDDRNRFVHMVVVSRDITLQKEYESKLTHFAFHDSLTDLPNRRYFKKVLTEALEEHQKNQVGLAVMMMDLDNFKWVNDELGHDIGDEVIKEFGRRVQQNIGENDVVARLGGDEFVVLLPNVKSTRQVEAYAQQILQAMQDKWEINDYVLEVSASIGIAIAPLEGASEYSLLKTADESLYEVKETSKNSYVIK; the protein is encoded by the coding sequence GTGTTACATGCTGAAATGGTCAACTTGGATCATATTCTTATGGATGGATTACAAGATATGGTCTTTGTAGTGGGAGTAAATGAAAGGCATGAAATGTTTTATAAATATATTAATCGTATATCGATGGAAAAAACGGGGCTTACCAGGAATTGTTTGGGAAAATCCATTTATGATATTTACCCAAAGGAGAAGGCAGACTTCCTATACAGCCACTATTTTAAAGCGTTAACAACGTTAGAAGTTGTGACCTATGAGGATTCCTATCATTCCCCTGAAGGTGAAAAGTATTATTCTGAAACGAAGCTAACTCCTCTTAAAGATGAAAAAGGTCGTTGTTATCAAGTTGTGGCTGTTGTCCATGACATTACAGGGAAAAAACGAGCAGAGTTTGAATTAAAAGAGTACTGGAATTTAATAAGTGAAGGAAGACAGAGATATCGGTCCTTATTCGAATATAGCCTAGATGCTATGATTACACTGGACATGGACGCCAATGTATTGAATGGGAATCCAATGGTTGAAAGCGTGACAGGATATTCATTAACTGAGCTTATCTGTACATCTTTTTATACATTAGTGGATTTGGATAATTTTAGAGAATCCAAGCGTTTTTTTCAAATTGCTATGGACGGAACTCCTGTTACTTATAGAACAACCATCCTAAACAATGTTGGCCATTCTATTGAACTATCCGTTAAGTTTACTCCAATTATTATTAACGATGAGGTAACCGGTGTTTTTGGAATTTTAAGAGATGTCTCTGAAAATATAAATTTGAACAGAAAATATAAAGAGAGTGAAGACCGTTTCAAAATTATCGCAGAGCATGCCCATGATCTTATTACTTTATTGGATGCAAGAGGTGAAATAACGTATGCCTCACCATCCTACCAGACAGTCTTAGGCTTTGGAGATAAGGATTATGAAGGGAATTTATTTTCATATAATGTTCACCCTGACCAAGTACAGGAGCTTGAAGATTCTTTCATCCATTCCATAACGGAGGGTGTGCCTTGTAAACTTCAATTCCAGCAAAAACACAGGACAAAAGGTTGGATTTGGTTTGAACTACATGGAACCCCGGTATTTGACGATCGGAATAGATTTGTTCATATGGTGGTTGTGTCACGAGATATTACACTGCAAAAAGAATATGAATCAAAGCTGACCCATTTTGCCTTTCACGATTCTTTAACAGACTTGCCTAATCGACGTTACTTTAAAAAGGTTTTGACCGAGGCACTTGAGGAGCACCAAAAAAATCAAGTGGGATTAGCGGTTATGATGATGGATCTAGACAATTTTAAATGGGTGAACGATGAGCTAGGACACGACATTGGGGATGAAGTCATTAAGGAATTTGGAAGGAGAGTTCAACAAAATATAGGTGAAAATGATGTAGTCGCACGTTTAGGTGGAGATGAGTTTGTTGTCCTACTTCCAAATGTAAAATCCACTAGACAGGTAGAGGCATATGCTCAGCAAATATTACAAGCTATGCAGGATAAGTGGGAGATCAATGACTATGTCTTAGAAGTGAGTGCTAGTATTGGGATTGCAATTGCTCCCTTAGAAGGTGCGAGTGAATATTCCTTACTCAAAACTGCAGACGAAAGCCTTTATGAAGTAAAAGAAACAAGTAAGAATAGCTATGTAATTAAATGA
- a CDS encoding HD-GYP domain-containing protein: MAIHKCPESLIERISKDNKAIQAFRDHSFRVMYLSSMLAKKVGVYDEDLRTAALLHDIGKMGIANEILLKPDRLSDIERTIVQSHSHIGNLIVRKELNNKRAALFIRDHHENWDGSGYPRGLKGEKISIQGRIIRVCDSYDTITYEKRSYQEEFMSPEDAVSELRRGAWKQYDGDLVESFISILEELALPALWYDEFDSKQITQIFL; this comes from the coding sequence ATGGCTATACATAAGTGTCCAGAATCACTTATAGAAAGGATTTCGAAAGACAATAAAGCAATCCAAGCGTTTCGGGATCATTCTTTTCGCGTTATGTACTTATCTTCCATGTTGGCGAAGAAAGTGGGAGTATATGACGAAGATTTGCGCACGGCAGCCCTCCTTCACGATATTGGAAAGATGGGAATTGCTAATGAAATTTTACTCAAACCTGATCGGCTTTCAGATATAGAGAGAACGATTGTACAGAGTCATAGCCATATTGGAAATTTGATTGTTCGGAAGGAATTAAATAATAAACGCGCAGCTCTTTTTATTCGAGATCATCATGAAAATTGGGACGGATCCGGCTATCCTCGTGGACTAAAGGGTGAAAAAATCTCTATTCAAGGGCGAATCATTCGAGTTTGTGACTCCTATGACACCATCACATATGAAAAGAGAAGCTATCAGGAAGAATTTATGTCTCCTGAGGATGCTGTTTCTGAATTACGACGGGGTGCATGGAAACAATATGATGGTGATTTAGTTGAAAGCTTTATTTCCATCCTAGAAGAATTAGCCCTTCCGGCGTTATGGTATGACGAGTTTGATTCAAAGCAAATTACTCAGATTTTTTTATAG
- a CDS encoding DctP family TRAP transporter solute-binding subunit — protein MRTFLFICVVIFSGIASAFLVGFQPESATQPLEYDDEQENLKNQIVIKVSHVVSENTPKGKAVRRFKNLVEKNTNGHVKVEIYPNGSLYSDINEWNALKNNNVQMIIPATSKISPYVPEFQVFDLPFAFNDYEQVEEAFTGKIGKTLLARLENQEGVKGLTFWYNGFKQITNNRRPLVSPGDFNRLHFRTMPGDIIQDQYQALGAATSSLPFNKTYENLQVGFIDGHENTISNIYSKKLFENQNYLTVSNHSYLGYVVVMNQEFWDKLPEVYQVEIEEALKQTTDWIRRHSIEINDQHMRELKLNTSLNIHILLDWEKEKWMENLKPIYDKYESVIGKELMKEVQRIRDS, from the coding sequence ATGCGGACATTTCTTTTCATATGTGTTGTGATTTTTTCCGGAATTGCGAGTGCATTTTTGGTGGGGTTTCAGCCAGAATCAGCCACACAGCCATTAGAATATGATGATGAACAAGAAAATCTAAAGAATCAAATCGTCATTAAAGTGAGTCATGTTGTGTCAGAAAACACACCAAAGGGTAAGGCCGTTCGGCGATTTAAAAATCTGGTAGAGAAAAATACAAATGGCCATGTGAAAGTAGAAATTTATCCAAATGGTTCACTCTATTCAGATATTAACGAGTGGAATGCCCTCAAGAATAATAATGTTCAGATGATCATCCCAGCGACATCCAAAATTTCACCCTATGTACCAGAATTCCAAGTGTTTGACCTGCCTTTTGCTTTTAATGACTATGAACAGGTAGAAGAAGCTTTTACAGGAAAAATTGGAAAAACATTACTTGCAAGGCTTGAAAATCAAGAGGGTGTGAAGGGTCTAACCTTTTGGTACAACGGGTTTAAGCAAATAACCAATAATAGACGGCCACTTGTGTCACCAGGAGATTTCAACCGTCTTCACTTCCGAACCATGCCAGGTGACATCATCCAGGATCAATACCAAGCATTAGGTGCCGCTACAAGCTCTTTACCGTTCAATAAGACGTATGAAAATCTGCAGGTCGGATTTATTGATGGTCATGAGAATACCATTTCAAATATTTACTCTAAAAAGTTATTTGAAAACCAAAACTACTTAACCGTTAGTAACCATAGCTACCTTGGGTACGTTGTCGTAATGAACCAAGAGTTCTGGGATAAGCTTCCCGAGGTATATCAAGTCGAAATCGAAGAGGCACTTAAACAGACGACGGACTGGATCAGACGCCATTCGATTGAAATAAACGACCAACATATGAGAGAACTGAAACTAAATACATCCCTTAACATTCACATCTTACTGGATTGGGAAAAAGAAAAATGGATGGAAAACTTAAAGCCGATCTATGATAAATACGAATCAGTTATTGGAAAAGAATTGATGAAAGAAGTGCAGAGAATTCGGGATTCGTGA